The Bacteroidetes Order II. bacterium genome has a window encoding:
- a CDS encoding GNAT family N-acetyltransferase, with protein sequence MQVAVSINQTKDPKVLDRCAQWMAASEPWISLGRDETACKIAMQGGEKEVYVASVQSALLGFVVLQMCGTFKGYIQSIFVVPEARSLGIGTVLLDYVENRIFQTSPNVFLCVSSFNDAARRLYERRGYEEVGVLEDFLIEGADEVLMRKSIGSLNTFKGTPKLL encoded by the coding sequence ATGCAAGTTGCTGTATCCATCAATCAAACCAAAGATCCTAAAGTATTGGATCGTTGCGCACAATGGATGGCGGCTTCAGAGCCGTGGATTTCCCTTGGCAGAGATGAAACTGCTTGCAAAATTGCTATGCAGGGTGGTGAAAAAGAAGTGTATGTGGCTTCGGTACAAAGTGCTTTGTTGGGTTTTGTGGTGTTGCAAATGTGCGGAACGTTCAAAGGATATATTCAATCCATATTTGTGGTTCCAGAGGCCCGAAGTTTGGGGATTGGCACGGTACTACTAGATTATGTAGAAAACCGTATCTTTCAGACTTCACCCAATGTGTTCTTGTGTGTTTCTTCCTTCAACGATGCCGCAAGAAGATTGTATGAGCGCCGTGGGTACGAAGAAGTAGGGGTTCTGGAAGATTTTCTGATTGAAGGAGCAGACGAAGTGCTGATGCGGAAGTCTATCGGATCTCTGAATACATTTAAAGGTACGCCAAAATTGTTATGA
- a CDS encoding glycoside hydrolase family 2 protein: MYHQLLDANWMLQEAGTAEAMHATVPGTVHTDLLAAGHIPDPFYRDNEKKLQWISEKNWLYSTQFDADVALQANEVIELVLEGLDTFATIVLNNQVLGHAQNQHRTFVFDIKPYLKPVNNRLEIRFDSVLPYIRRKTAEKKLPEWKGPPEEAGRAYVRKMSANFGWDWGPIFTTAGIWRPIYIRAYTNRIVDVQVLQHHVEHAVVLDLTAELAQMEGEARIEVWEKDVLVAAAVGERHQNIVESRLTIKNPSLWWPNGMGKQPLYTVRVVLNGINTEVWEKKIGLRTLRLQRKRDQWGESFYFEANGVPFFAKGANWIPGDALYTRFDRYRDILKSAADAHMNMIRVWGGGIYEEEVFYDICDELGLCVWQDFMFACANYPGRDPAFLDNVRQEATDNVRRIRHRASLAIWCGNNELEAGLVGKLPTAWNGVWEDYDPIFNEVLPAVVGQLDPQRQYWPCSPHNPLDRSTHNFPGAGDAHLWTVWHKKEPFEWYRTSFHRFVSEFGFQSFPEPKYVRTFTEPEDRRLDSEVMLVHQRSFVNKVSGNFTILEYADSWFRKAKDFDATLWQSQLLQALAMQYAVEHWRRNMPRCMGALYWQLNDCWPVASWASLDFEGRWKALHYAAKRFFAPILVSGVEDAAKQTVDIYLTSDLGHATEVVVHWTVYHTNGKRLAKGALPKRIAERSATLLEKMELSLYADAEGAQNLVVHLLAEETGSIVSENVITLKKPKDLQLERAIFTMTSVETPQGLDVTIRSEKPVLWAWLAHETADFIASDNFFSLMPGLSRTVHLVPQTSVTLEQLREGLQVMQLLDLESRFV, from the coding sequence ATGTACCACCAATTATTAGATGCCAATTGGATGCTGCAAGAAGCCGGGACAGCAGAGGCGATGCACGCCACAGTACCGGGAACCGTTCATACCGACTTGCTTGCTGCCGGACATATACCGGACCCTTTTTACCGCGACAATGAGAAAAAGCTACAATGGATTTCGGAAAAAAACTGGCTATATAGCACCCAATTTGATGCCGATGTTGCCTTGCAGGCAAATGAGGTGATAGAATTAGTCTTGGAGGGGTTGGATACTTTTGCCACCATTGTTCTGAATAACCAAGTCCTAGGACATGCCCAAAACCAACACCGAACATTTGTTTTCGACATAAAACCCTATTTAAAACCTGTCAATAACCGCTTGGAGATTCGGTTTGATTCTGTTCTGCCGTATATTCGCCGCAAAACTGCCGAGAAAAAGCTGCCAGAATGGAAAGGCCCACCAGAGGAAGCCGGTCGTGCCTATGTGCGGAAAATGAGTGCAAATTTTGGATGGGATTGGGGGCCAATCTTCACCACCGCTGGCATTTGGCGGCCCATTTACATTCGCGCATACACCAATCGGATTGTGGATGTGCAGGTTCTGCAACACCATGTGGAACATGCGGTGGTTTTGGACTTGACTGCCGAACTGGCCCAAATGGAAGGGGAGGCGCGCATCGAGGTTTGGGAAAAAGATGTTTTGGTGGCCGCTGCCGTGGGCGAACGACATCAAAATATCGTCGAAAGCAGGTTAACCATCAAAAACCCGTCGCTATGGTGGCCCAATGGCATGGGAAAGCAACCTCTCTATACCGTTCGGGTTGTATTGAATGGCATAAATACAGAAGTATGGGAGAAAAAAATAGGGCTTAGAACCCTGCGCCTACAACGGAAGCGCGATCAATGGGGCGAGTCTTTTTACTTCGAGGCGAATGGAGTCCCATTCTTCGCAAAAGGTGCAAATTGGATTCCGGGGGATGCCCTTTATACCCGCTTTGATCGCTATCGCGACATTCTTAAATCTGCCGCTGATGCACACATGAACATGATTCGGGTGTGGGGTGGAGGAATTTATGAAGAGGAGGTGTTTTATGATATTTGTGACGAATTGGGCCTGTGTGTCTGGCAGGATTTTATGTTTGCCTGTGCCAATTATCCGGGCCGAGATCCGGCGTTTCTGGATAATGTACGCCAAGAAGCGACAGACAATGTGCGCCGGATTAGACACCGCGCAAGTCTTGCCATTTGGTGTGGAAATAACGAATTGGAAGCGGGTTTGGTGGGGAAACTACCCACCGCTTGGAATGGTGTTTGGGAAGACTACGACCCCATTTTTAATGAGGTGCTTCCGGCTGTTGTGGGGCAATTAGACCCGCAGCGGCAATATTGGCCCTGTAGCCCACACAATCCGTTAGACCGTTCTACACATAACTTTCCCGGAGCGGGAGATGCCCATTTGTGGACGGTATGGCACAAAAAAGAGCCGTTCGAGTGGTACCGGACCTCGTTCCACCGTTTTGTATCGGAGTTTGGGTTTCAGTCCTTCCCCGAACCAAAATACGTCCGGACGTTTACCGAGCCAGAAGACCGCCGTTTGGATTCGGAGGTGATGTTGGTACACCAACGCAGTTTTGTAAACAAAGTAAGTGGCAATTTTACCATATTGGAATATGCCGATTCGTGGTTCCGCAAGGCCAAAGACTTTGATGCAACGTTGTGGCAAAGCCAACTATTACAAGCGCTTGCTATGCAATATGCCGTAGAGCATTGGCGGCGTAATATGCCCCGTTGTATGGGCGCTCTCTATTGGCAACTCAATGATTGCTGGCCCGTTGCCAGTTGGGCATCGTTAGACTTTGAAGGACGTTGGAAGGCCCTACATTATGCCGCCAAGCGCTTTTTTGCACCCATCCTGGTTTCTGGTGTGGAGGATGCCGCCAAACAAACGGTGGATATTTATCTGACAAGCGACTTAGGACACGCCACCGAAGTGGTTGTCCATTGGACAGTCTATCACACAAATGGCAAACGTTTGGCCAAGGGAGCCTTGCCTAAGCGAATTGCTGAAAGATCCGCTACCTTATTGGAAAAAATGGAGTTGTCTTTGTATGCAGACGCCGAGGGCGCGCAGAACCTCGTGGTGCATCTCTTGGCAGAAGAAACGGGGAGCATCGTTTCGGAAAATGTCATCACCCTGAAAAAGCCCAAGGATCTACAACTGGAACGCGCCATATTCACGATGACGTCTGTGGAAACACCCCAAGGGTTAGATGTGACTATTCGTTCAGAAAAACCAGTGCTTTGGGCTTGGCTGGCACATGAAACAGCCGATTTTATCGCGAGTGATAACTTTTTCTCCCTCATGCCGGGTCTCTCAAGAACAGTACATCTGGTGCCCCAAACAAGTGTAACGCTGGAACAACTACGAGAAGGTTTACAGGTTATGCAATTGCTTGATTTGGAAAGTAGGTTCGTTTAA
- a CDS encoding T9SS type A sorting domain-containing protein codes for MKNLLPIFLLCFCALPAFAGYGFDGHNPSTPTTTPSNSNMLQNTDSGTASSTITGGSTAKVYANFQYDTSGKTVYIAYTTNGTNPSKTTGTNSACTFHLFDAPDRTWLCTIPAQSSGVTVKYVMYISDSGLSSAWGRLATASTVQTSWTEGDSAFSYTVQAALSIAAITNFEASTTNNDVVLSWESRSPSITLSIQHSMNQTDWTDLETVGSGLTHFTAKNVVVGTHYYRLKAVGQGLVSYSKTLAVTVEVPDQYIVYPAYPNPFNPQTTLGFATATQQFVHVEVFNAVGQKIQTLFQGMVEPNTVNQVSFKAEGLSSGAYLVRISGTNFIHTQKLTLAK; via the coding sequence ATGAAAAATTTATTACCAATCTTTTTACTTTGCTTTTGTGCCCTTCCCGCTTTCGCAGGCTATGGTTTTGATGGGCATAATCCGTCAACGCCAACGACAACCCCGTCGAATTCTAATATGCTACAGAATACCGACTCCGGCACCGCATCCAGTACCATCACAGGTGGATCTACGGCAAAAGTCTATGCCAATTTTCAATATGATACCTCAGGAAAAACCGTTTACATTGCTTATACAACAAACGGAACAAATCCTTCTAAAACAACTGGAACGAATTCAGCATGTACATTTCACCTTTTTGATGCTCCTGACCGTACATGGCTATGCACCATTCCGGCACAAAGTAGTGGCGTCACCGTAAAATATGTCATGTATATTAGTGATTCGGGTTTATCTTCGGCTTGGGGGCGCTTGGCCACAGCTTCAACGGTGCAAACCTCTTGGACAGAAGGAGATAGTGCATTTTCTTATACCGTTCAGGCGGCCTTGTCCATCGCAGCGATCACAAATTTTGAAGCGAGTACGACGAACAATGATGTCGTCTTGTCTTGGGAAAGTCGGTCTCCAAGCATTACCCTGAGTATCCAGCATTCGATGAACCAAACCGATTGGACCGATTTAGAAACCGTTGGATCCGGCCTTACTCATTTCACAGCCAAGAATGTGGTTGTTGGTACCCATTATTATCGCCTCAAAGCGGTTGGGCAAGGCTTGGTGAGCTATTCAAAGACATTAGCCGTTACGGTAGAAGTGCCAGATCAATACATTGTCTATCCAGCATACCCGAATCCGTTTAATCCTCAGACGACGCTTGGCTTTGCCACGGCCACCCAGCAATTTGTTCACGTCGAAGTGTTCAACGCTGTGGGTCAAAAAATTCAAACGTTATTTCAGGGCATGGTAGAACCCAACACGGTAAATCAGGTTTCCTTTAAAGCGGAAGGCTTATCCAGTGGTGCATACCTCGTTCGTATTTCTGGAACAAACTTCATCCACACCCAAAAATTAACGCTCGCCAAGTAA
- a CDS encoding bifunctional 4-hydroxy-2-oxoglutarate aldolase/2-dehydro-3-deoxy-phosphogluconate aldolase: protein MTASELQPNLLRHPVVGTFYSPDTQACCDMMVAAYRGGLRFFELLNRGPEVIETFEALVSVGKAECPQAFLGVGTVMNRLDAVRFIGKGANFVVSPHISAEVGKVCTSSDVYWIPGFLTPTELQTAIDLGANMVKLFPGPTVGTAHLAALRTIWKKIPVMVSGGVPASKEGIDPWMASGANVVAVNMRKICPGSWDSGHFDEMEPFFQDLFLALGVTS, encoded by the coding sequence ATGACTGCTTCCGAACTCCAGCCAAACTTATTACGACACCCTGTGGTCGGTACTTTTTATAGCCCAGATACCCAAGCCTGCTGCGATATGATGGTCGCTGCCTATCGGGGAGGGTTACGCTTTTTTGAACTTCTCAACCGAGGGCCGGAAGTCATAGAAACCTTTGAAGCCTTGGTTTCTGTGGGAAAAGCCGAATGCCCGCAGGCTTTTTTAGGAGTCGGGACGGTGATGAATCGCCTTGATGCGGTGCGCTTTATAGGAAAAGGGGCTAATTTTGTGGTTTCACCCCATATTTCTGCCGAGGTAGGGAAGGTGTGTACATCTTCTGACGTGTACTGGATCCCCGGCTTTCTGACCCCTACCGAGTTACAGACGGCCATTGATCTGGGTGCAAATATGGTGAAATTATTCCCCGGCCCTACGGTAGGGACGGCACATTTGGCAGCGTTGCGGACAATTTGGAAAAAAATTCCGGTCATGGTGTCTGGAGGCGTTCCGGCAAGTAAGGAAGGCATTGATCCTTGGATGGCGTCTGGAGCGAATGTGGTGGCGGTGAATATGCGCAAAATCTGTCCGGGAAGTTGGGATAGTGGCCACTTTGACGAGATGGAGCCGTTTTTCCAAGATTTGTTCTTGGCTTTGGGTGTAACCAGTTGA
- a CDS encoding DUF3365 domain-containing protein, producing MHKYSVFLFLLILGCGKTEKPSPVAFATHTKSFEQLGDSVATTTQSVLVKTLLKRLEDGGPAKAAAFCSVKAMSITDSLATHFKVQVQRISDRNRNPKNKANENDLAVIEQWSKSIQKGDKAQPLLKDEADQYVYYKPIVIGMPTCLQCHGNPEADIKPEVKALLATSYPADQATGYKMGDIRGAWKVSMAKHRGL from the coding sequence ATGCATAAGTATTCTGTATTCCTTTTTCTCTTGATACTGGGCTGTGGTAAAACCGAGAAGCCCTCTCCGGTGGCGTTTGCAACCCACACAAAATCCTTTGAACAGTTAGGGGATTCGGTAGCGACTACTACCCAATCGGTACTGGTAAAAACACTATTGAAACGCTTGGAGGATGGCGGCCCGGCAAAAGCAGCTGCTTTTTGTAGCGTCAAGGCCATGTCTATTACCGATTCGTTGGCTACGCATTTTAAAGTGCAGGTTCAACGGATTTCGGATAGAAACCGCAACCCTAAAAATAAGGCCAATGAAAACGATTTGGCAGTCATAGAACAATGGTCTAAATCTATTCAGAAAGGAGATAAGGCGCAACCTCTTCTAAAAGACGAAGCAGATCAATATGTCTATTACAAACCGATTGTAATTGGAATGCCCACCTGTCTGCAGTGTCATGGAAATCCAGAAGCGGACATAAAGCCAGAAGTTAAGGCCTTACTTGCCACAAGCTATCCGGCGGATCAGGCCACAGGCTATAAAATGGGGGACATTCGGGGTGCTTGGAAGGTCTCAATGGCCAAACATCGGGGATTATAA
- a CDS encoding M20/M25/M40 family metallo-hydrolase, with protein MVYLASNLLEGREAGKKGEELAADYIAARFAAIGLQPKGDGGGWFQTFSFTFNSNPHSPGVGESRMGKNVVGYIDNKATTTVVIGAHYDHLGYGTAGNSRNTGEPAIHNGADDNASGVAALLYVAESIKKSKLKKNNYLFLAFSAEELGLIGSKKFVEAKSIDVKKVNYMFNMDMVGRLNEEKVLAVNGAGTSPAWASALAGVPNTDLKIKTSESGLGPSDHASFYLQDIPVLHFFTGQHADYHKPSDDSEWINYTGIQEVAEYISSLVKYLDAKGKLAFTKTKDEQPQANRFKVSLGVMPDYVFDGVGLRIDGVMEDRPAQKAGLEKGDVILQLGDLPIETVQDYMAALGKFNKGDQVVVKVKRGEILVEKTVVF; from the coding sequence GTGGTCTATTTGGCTTCTAACCTGTTAGAGGGGCGTGAAGCCGGTAAAAAAGGCGAGGAACTCGCGGCGGATTATATCGCAGCACGTTTTGCAGCCATCGGTTTACAACCTAAAGGGGATGGGGGAGGTTGGTTTCAGACTTTTTCATTTACCTTCAATAGCAACCCACATAGTCCAGGTGTTGGTGAAAGCCGAATGGGTAAAAATGTGGTAGGCTATATAGACAATAAAGCGACAACGACTGTGGTGATTGGGGCGCACTACGATCATTTGGGGTATGGAACCGCAGGCAATTCCCGTAATACTGGCGAGCCTGCTATTCATAACGGAGCAGATGATAATGCTTCGGGTGTGGCTGCTCTTTTGTATGTAGCAGAATCAATTAAAAAGTCTAAGCTAAAGAAAAATAATTATTTATTTTTGGCTTTTTCTGCGGAAGAATTGGGCCTCATCGGATCAAAAAAGTTTGTTGAAGCAAAGTCCATAGACGTAAAAAAGGTCAATTATATGTTTAATATGGACATGGTAGGACGTTTGAACGAAGAGAAAGTGCTGGCTGTTAATGGTGCTGGTACTTCTCCTGCTTGGGCTTCGGCGCTTGCAGGTGTTCCAAACACGGATTTAAAAATCAAGACTTCTGAAAGTGGTCTTGGGCCATCCGATCATGCTTCTTTTTATTTACAAGACATTCCTGTACTCCACTTTTTTACCGGGCAACATGCCGACTATCACAAACCGAGTGATGATAGTGAGTGGATTAATTATACAGGAATTCAGGAAGTGGCCGAATACATCTCGTCTTTGGTCAAATATCTGGATGCAAAAGGGAAATTGGCTTTTACCAAAACAAAAGATGAGCAACCACAAGCTAACCGTTTTAAAGTATCTCTTGGTGTAATGCCCGATTATGTTTTTGATGGCGTTGGATTGCGCATTGATGGCGTGATGGAAGACCGGCCAGCCCAAAAAGCCGGATTGGAAAAAGGTGACGTGATTTTGCAACTCGGTGACCTACCGATTGAAACGGTTCAAGATTATATGGCCGCTTTAGGGAAATTCAATAAAGGAGATCAGGTGGTTGTAAAGGTAAAACGAGGTGAGATTTTGGTTGAAAAGACCGTAGTTTTCTAA
- a CDS encoding beta-lactamase family protein, with translation MKQIFSFYLLVIGFTMSYGQKTLLQEALNEAKLAGFSGVVLVAKNGKIVMHESVGMRRYESSEPMGKQDIFEWASVSKQFTAMIIMMLKEKGKLRYDDPISQYVQVPYSNITIRHLLTHTSGLPDYHELMDRHWDKSKVAGNPDILAMLNRYAPPILFRPGERYEYSNTGYVLLGSIAEKASGEDFVTLCRKWIFKPLKMTQTDIRTYSEKAHIRPFAVGHLPDSSKQYVNANRFPASDFTLWLGNRKGPGRISGSATDLLKWDRALYTQKLVRRETLEEAFSPARLNDGTEIPYGFGWEVLKDEKGHKVVQHTGGNPGYSTIIVRFLETQKTIIILNNNAHESMNNLVLSLKRNNK, from the coding sequence ATGAAACAGATTTTTTCATTCTACCTGCTTGTGATAGGATTTACAATGTCTTACGGACAAAAAACACTCCTTCAAGAAGCATTGAACGAAGCAAAATTGGCTGGTTTTAGTGGTGTGGTACTGGTTGCCAAAAATGGAAAGATTGTTATGCACGAATCAGTCGGTATGCGCCGCTACGAGTCCTCGGAGCCTATGGGAAAGCAGGATATTTTTGAGTGGGCGTCTGTCAGCAAGCAATTTACGGCCATGATTATCATGATGCTAAAAGAGAAAGGGAAATTGAGGTATGACGATCCTATAAGTCAATATGTACAAGTTCCTTATTCCAACATCACCATCCGGCATTTATTAACCCACACCAGCGGCCTGCCCGATTATCACGAACTGATGGATCGGCACTGGGACAAGTCTAAAGTGGCAGGGAATCCAGACATTCTTGCGATGTTAAACCGCTATGCACCACCCATCCTTTTTAGGCCAGGAGAACGCTACGAATATAGCAACACAGGTTACGTGCTGCTGGGAAGCATTGCCGAAAAAGCATCGGGCGAGGATTTTGTTACTTTATGCAGGAAATGGATTTTCAAACCTTTAAAAATGACCCAGACAGACATTCGGACCTATTCCGAAAAAGCCCATATCCGCCCGTTTGCAGTGGGCCACCTTCCGGACTCCAGCAAACAATACGTGAATGCCAATAGATTCCCCGCTTCGGATTTTACCCTCTGGCTGGGCAATCGGAAAGGTCCGGGGCGCATCAGCGGAAGTGCGACCGATTTATTAAAGTGGGATCGTGCTTTATACACCCAAAAGTTGGTCCGTCGAGAAACATTAGAAGAAGCCTTTTCACCTGCTCGTTTAAACGACGGAACCGAGATTCCTTATGGCTTTGGATGGGAAGTGTTGAAGGATGAAAAAGGACATAAAGTGGTGCAACATACGGGCGGAAATCCAGGCTATAGTACCATTATTGTTCGATTCCTTGAAACACAAAAAACGATTATTATCCTAAATAACAATGCACATGAATCCATGAATAATTTGGTGTTATCCCTAAAAAGGAATAACAAATAA
- a CDS encoding DUF697 domain-containing protein: protein MSNRLKRAEDIVKTHTIYAAGGGLIPLPLVDFAAVTAVQLDMLKQLCGLYNVDYNDNVGKSWVTALAGTSLSAIGASFVKAIPFVGSVLGGLSMSALSGATTYGIGQVFITRLEEDGDIADFDVETAREAFETAYEEGKSKVNEWQEEIKSWRNGGKEAVTPAVEEEVLKKDPRFEVVETETPIAQAPQPKEATKGPSDAEPEDLISKLERLAAMRDKGLLSDEEFQVMKNKLLGMF from the coding sequence ATGAGTAATCGTCTAAAACGTGCCGAGGATATCGTTAAAACGCATACCATCTATGCCGCTGGGGGCGGTCTCATTCCATTGCCTCTGGTAGATTTTGCCGCTGTTACAGCTGTTCAATTGGATATGTTAAAACAGCTTTGTGGGCTTTACAACGTTGATTATAACGACAATGTCGGCAAAAGTTGGGTGACTGCGCTTGCCGGAACCAGTCTCTCGGCGATTGGTGCGAGTTTTGTAAAAGCCATTCCATTTGTGGGTTCCGTTTTGGGTGGACTTTCTATGTCGGCGCTTTCTGGTGCAACCACCTATGGCATCGGTCAGGTGTTTATTACTCGTTTGGAAGAGGATGGGGATATTGCCGATTTTGATGTGGAAACCGCCAGAGAAGCCTTTGAAACGGCATATGAAGAGGGCAAGTCAAAAGTAAATGAGTGGCAAGAAGAGATTAAGAGTTGGCGGAATGGTGGAAAAGAGGCCGTCACGCCTGCTGTAGAAGAGGAAGTCCTAAAGAAAGACCCGCGTTTTGAAGTGGTGGAAACGGAAACCCCCATTGCTCAGGCCCCTCAACCTAAAGAAGCCACAAAAGGTCCCTCAGATGCTGAACCAGAAGACCTGATTTCAAAGTTAGAACGTTTGGCAGCCATGCGCGATAAGGGGCTTTTAAGTGACGAGGAATTTCAGGTGATGAAAAATAAGCTATTAGGGATGTTTTAA